Proteins from one Corallococcus exiguus genomic window:
- a CDS encoding HEAT repeat domain-containing protein, protein MAEVRPVIGMGAMTEIISDKAELQKGSELFDGKQLTNLSRYENRLFADAAGSGATPYKVSLVFGEARSDVKGRCSCMAARSRPFCKHAAALLVAWARAPQAFVTAEAAPAAPAGSGGAKKSVKKGKAETGDLMKAGVGQVSTLVRELGLSGVASLGADRPEQVRALGEALRANGLRRLSARAVELAGLLDAAAARTGTFEAPVYADLVADMLLTARKVEKHLGGDALEPRHVEELIGKTWTKKDRAPVEGLKLVEYAFSSKVTPDRFMVRESRFVDLVSGGHYSEKQILPANLKTVAPKNSHAGAVLQGAHGGQYPGFAPHRLDLESWKDAPSVDRAALERLVEVALPDVGAVMTAFQEHRKDVFAPDLLPVSVRAETLLASGARSQFVDGTGRGLFLPVDPSLEEPLSTALEDAKLVAVLGDVGLEAALPTLFPSAVVVRTPEGLDLRTLGRAEDAPVSPRRRGRVRAPAAPNALPRSGWADAARAAGASRAAIALAEVRDELADAFASGLSAVSPRTVEPLVSRLKELGLEKPGALLEALAQRADPAERLDDFIKVYQVLGIALVRLSGAVQVDLSQLESVPTHPSIHVQKPEEVLTPGEAMVRRARGELTRYEAAAHAARYYASLGPDVLAREFYPTWSDGAASAFVARTVAALGENALGSVRSALGEHHSRMVRRTALRVLGAMGGVQARRELDAVTRKGHDMGLRLFAKETLEDVQAREAGEAAVVELSRRRKEKAVPLMQAALSETTKDARGAAVAMLADLGTVAMPVLRQVLHGDPAREVRREAAEALARMGDAEVLDRFILMVQGRGHDDVEAKHAVYALGMLGDVRGAEALLLAFVDGWKPGVVAEAMRSLGLALLQPALDLAERRPEELERKAFRSVFENFQPTDLARALEARLKASLEHPDLLARAAVYLKVAASSTAVGKHIAQRLMEVPALAADKALAKAAKKLL, encoded by the coding sequence ATGGCTGAGGTACGGCCCGTCATCGGGATGGGCGCAATGACGGAGATCATCAGCGACAAGGCGGAGCTGCAGAAGGGCTCGGAGCTGTTCGACGGCAAGCAGCTCACCAACCTGTCGCGCTACGAGAACCGGCTCTTCGCGGACGCGGCGGGCTCCGGGGCGACGCCCTACAAGGTGTCGCTGGTGTTCGGCGAGGCGCGCTCGGACGTGAAGGGGCGGTGCTCGTGCATGGCGGCGCGCTCGCGCCCCTTCTGCAAGCACGCGGCGGCGCTGCTGGTGGCGTGGGCCCGGGCGCCGCAGGCCTTCGTCACGGCGGAGGCGGCCCCGGCCGCGCCCGCGGGCTCTGGCGGCGCGAAGAAGAGCGTGAAGAAGGGCAAGGCCGAAACGGGCGACCTGATGAAGGCGGGCGTGGGGCAGGTGTCCACGCTGGTGCGCGAGCTGGGGCTGTCGGGCGTGGCGTCGCTGGGCGCGGACCGGCCGGAGCAGGTGCGCGCGCTGGGCGAGGCGCTCCGGGCCAATGGCCTGCGGCGGCTGTCCGCGCGGGCGGTGGAGCTGGCGGGCCTGCTGGACGCGGCGGCGGCTCGCACGGGGACCTTCGAGGCGCCGGTGTACGCGGACCTGGTGGCGGACATGCTGCTCACCGCGCGCAAGGTGGAGAAGCACCTGGGCGGTGATGCGCTGGAGCCCCGCCACGTCGAGGAGCTCATCGGCAAGACGTGGACGAAGAAGGACCGCGCGCCCGTCGAGGGGCTCAAGCTGGTGGAGTACGCGTTCTCCTCCAAGGTGACGCCGGACCGGTTCATGGTCCGCGAGAGCCGCTTCGTGGACCTGGTGTCGGGCGGGCACTACAGCGAGAAGCAGATCCTCCCCGCGAACCTCAAGACGGTGGCGCCGAAGAACAGCCACGCGGGTGCCGTACTCCAGGGTGCGCACGGCGGGCAGTACCCGGGCTTCGCGCCGCACCGGCTGGACCTGGAATCGTGGAAGGACGCGCCGTCGGTGGACCGGGCGGCGCTGGAGCGGCTGGTGGAGGTGGCGCTGCCGGACGTGGGCGCGGTGATGACGGCCTTCCAGGAGCACCGCAAGGACGTGTTCGCGCCGGACCTGCTGCCGGTGTCCGTGCGGGCGGAGACGCTGCTCGCCAGCGGGGCCCGCTCGCAGTTCGTGGACGGCACGGGACGCGGCCTCTTCCTGCCGGTGGACCCGTCGCTGGAGGAGCCGCTGTCCACCGCGCTGGAGGACGCGAAGCTCGTGGCGGTGCTGGGCGACGTGGGCCTGGAGGCGGCACTGCCCACGCTGTTCCCCTCGGCCGTGGTGGTGCGGACGCCGGAAGGACTGGACCTGCGCACGCTGGGCCGCGCGGAGGACGCGCCCGTGTCGCCCCGCCGTCGCGGTCGCGTGCGGGCCCCCGCCGCGCCGAACGCGCTGCCTCGAAGTGGCTGGGCGGATGCGGCACGGGCGGCGGGTGCGTCGCGGGCGGCCATCGCGCTGGCGGAGGTGCGCGATGAGCTGGCGGACGCGTTCGCCAGCGGCCTGTCGGCGGTGAGCCCTCGCACGGTGGAGCCGCTGGTGTCCCGGCTGAAGGAGCTGGGGCTGGAGAAGCCGGGCGCGCTGCTGGAGGCGCTGGCGCAGCGGGCGGACCCGGCGGAGCGGCTGGACGACTTCATCAAGGTGTACCAGGTGCTGGGCATCGCGCTGGTGCGGCTGTCGGGCGCGGTGCAGGTGGACCTGTCCCAGCTGGAGTCCGTGCCCACGCACCCGAGCATCCACGTGCAGAAGCCGGAGGAGGTGCTGACCCCGGGCGAGGCCATGGTGCGCCGGGCGCGCGGGGAGCTGACGCGCTACGAGGCGGCGGCGCACGCGGCGCGCTACTACGCGAGCCTGGGGCCGGACGTCCTGGCGCGGGAGTTCTACCCGACGTGGAGCGACGGCGCGGCGAGCGCCTTCGTGGCGCGGACGGTGGCGGCGTTGGGCGAGAACGCGCTGGGCTCCGTGCGGAGCGCGCTCGGTGAGCACCACAGCCGCATGGTGCGCCGCACCGCCCTCCGCGTGCTGGGCGCGATGGGCGGAGTGCAGGCGCGGCGTGAATTGGACGCGGTGACGCGCAAGGGCCATGACATGGGCCTGCGCCTGTTCGCGAAGGAGACGCTGGAGGACGTGCAGGCCCGCGAGGCGGGCGAGGCGGCGGTGGTGGAACTCTCGCGGCGCCGCAAGGAGAAGGCGGTGCCGCTGATGCAGGCGGCGCTGTCCGAGACGACGAAGGACGCGCGCGGGGCGGCCGTGGCCATGCTGGCGGACCTGGGCACGGTGGCCATGCCCGTGCTGCGCCAGGTGCTGCACGGGGACCCGGCGCGCGAGGTGCGGCGTGAGGCGGCGGAGGCGCTGGCCCGGATGGGGGACGCGGAGGTCCTCGACCGGTTCATCCTGATGGTGCAGGGCCGAGGCCACGACGACGTGGAGGCGAAGCACGCCGTGTACGCGCTGGGCATGCTGGGCGACGTGCGCGGCGCGGAGGCCCTGCTGCTGGCTTTCGTGGACGGGTGGAAGCCCGGCGTCGTCGCGGAGGCCATGCGCTCGCTGGGGCTGGCGCTGCTGCAACCCGCGCTGGACCTGGCCGAGCGGCGCCCGGAGGAGCTGGAGCGGAAGGCGTTCCGGAGCGTCTTCGAGAACTTCCAGCCCACCGACCTGGCCAGGGCGCTGGAGGCCCGTCTCAAGGCGTCCCTCGAACATCCGGACCTGCTGGCTCGCGCGGCCGTGTACCTGAAGGTGGCGGCGTCGAGTACGGCGGTGGGCAAGCACATCGCCCAGCGCCTCATGGAGGTGCCCGCGCTGGCCGCGGACAAGGCCCTGGCCAAGGCGGCGAAGAAGCTCCTGTGA
- a CDS encoding class I SAM-dependent methyltransferase gives MTEPAPPPAPPPRRDDTMGEFDLPFFERLSLQMQGIVIAVVLRVTDLLLLLLRPRLLKPYMGLWWQRILWTPFRWRRTFEMTRALQTTGQSFRELMYGETPLVTALWFLKRAGVGRGSRVVDLGAGRGRVLLAARWWGAEAHGVELISDHVARVAPWLQPAGITLTVGDMTREPLGEATHIFCNWVAFSPETKARLVTHLRTCAPGTRIITVTRPIEAEGFSGHSSHWMLFTWGLEKVWLQQYLPVPPHQPDTGRSDETPSLPCVTRD, from the coding sequence ATGACGGAACCTGCTCCTCCTCCCGCGCCTCCACCGCGCCGCGACGACACGATGGGCGAGTTCGACCTGCCGTTCTTCGAGCGGCTGTCGCTCCAGATGCAGGGCATCGTCATCGCGGTCGTGCTGCGCGTCACCGACCTGCTGTTGCTGCTCCTCCGCCCCCGGCTCCTGAAGCCGTACATGGGATTGTGGTGGCAGCGCATCCTGTGGACGCCCTTCCGTTGGCGACGCACCTTCGAGATGACGCGGGCGCTCCAGACCACGGGACAGTCATTCCGCGAGCTGATGTACGGCGAGACGCCGCTGGTGACGGCGTTGTGGTTCCTCAAGAGGGCGGGCGTGGGGCGCGGCAGCCGGGTGGTGGACCTGGGTGCGGGGCGCGGACGCGTGCTGCTCGCCGCGCGCTGGTGGGGCGCCGAGGCGCATGGCGTGGAGCTGATTTCGGACCACGTGGCGCGCGTGGCGCCGTGGCTTCAGCCGGCGGGCATCACGCTCACCGTGGGCGACATGACCCGCGAGCCCCTGGGTGAAGCGACCCACATCTTCTGCAACTGGGTGGCGTTCAGCCCGGAGACGAAGGCCCGGCTTGTCACCCACCTGCGCACCTGCGCCCCTGGCACGCGCATCATCACCGTCACCCGTCCCATCGAGGCGGAGGGCTTCAGTGGCCACTCCTCCCATTGGATGCTGTTCACCTGGGGGCTCGAGAAGGTCTGGCTTCAGCAATACCTTCCGGTCCCACCGCATCAACCTGACACGGGAAGGTCGGATGAGACTCCGAGCCTCCCCTGCGTTACTCGTGATTAA
- a CDS encoding TetR/AcrR family transcriptional regulator, with amino-acid sequence MTREKLLRAAADLILAQGLQAVTLDAIAGRAGVPKEDLLQHFQTKPILLDALFDDVTQRFAGAVAAEMAKDPDAKGRGTRAYLRVTVAAPADDGEAHVMRSLIGLMLFDPEVRELWSSIWDEAREEQLSPQEQESPELTLCRLAIDGLWMSDLLEHRTVSNQTRAAVIRRIEELTRK; translated from the coding sequence GTGACCCGCGAGAAGCTTCTTAGGGCGGCCGCGGACCTCATCCTGGCTCAGGGGCTTCAGGCAGTGACGCTCGATGCCATCGCGGGGCGGGCAGGTGTCCCAAAGGAAGACCTACTGCAGCATTTCCAGACCAAGCCCATTCTGCTCGATGCGCTGTTCGACGACGTGACCCAGCGCTTCGCCGGGGCGGTCGCCGCCGAGATGGCGAAGGATCCGGACGCCAAAGGCAGGGGAACGCGCGCGTATCTCCGGGTGACGGTCGCCGCTCCCGCCGATGACGGCGAGGCCCACGTCATGCGCTCGCTCATCGGGCTCATGCTCTTCGACCCGGAGGTCCGGGAGCTCTGGAGCTCCATCTGGGACGAGGCGCGGGAGGAGCAACTCAGCCCCCAGGAGCAAGAGTCGCCGGAGCTCACGCTCTGCCGTCTGGCGATTGACGGGTTGTGGATGTCGGACCTGCTCGAGCACCGCACGGTCTCAAACCAGACGCGTGCGGCGGTCATCCGCCGAATCGAAGAGCTCACGCGCAAATAG
- a CDS encoding M20/M25/M40 family metallo-hydrolase yields MRLLPLVIALFALGPSHAASSRPAPKDELRTLLAELIAADTSNPPGNETAAAQVAAKWLREAGIEAELIEPSPGRGNLLVRLKGSGKGRPVLVLAHLDTVPAVKTEWVTDPWTLTEKDGLLYGRGVQDNKGMAAASILALRRLKQEGGTRSRDILLYLGADEEVGSGQGLDWMMEHRPELKEAEFALNEGGLTELSPDRKEVRFVALQAAERVSRNVTLKATGPGGHSSAPPVDAGPLVRVAAAVARVGALTFPAHLTPAARLHVQGRAQATPGELGEALRRIAGSPDAPPEDAVTTVARLDPALGAVLRTTCVPTVFKAGTKSNVIPATAEATVNCRLLPDADPKAVRERIVAAVNDPDIQVEMNVSPPDSPMSPVGDNAMFRAVKAAAAKVWPKAPVIPRMSTGTTESATLRRAGIHAYGIDLFALTPDDARTAHAPNERVPVTSLQPGAEFVYLTLKHLTR; encoded by the coding sequence ATGCGTCTTCTGCCCCTCGTCATCGCCTTGTTCGCGCTGGGTCCAAGCCACGCCGCGTCATCCCGTCCCGCGCCGAAGGACGAACTGAGGACGCTGCTCGCGGAGCTCATCGCCGCGGACACCTCCAATCCGCCCGGCAACGAGACGGCCGCGGCCCAGGTGGCGGCGAAGTGGCTGCGCGAAGCCGGCATCGAAGCGGAGCTCATCGAGCCCTCGCCCGGGCGCGGCAACCTGCTGGTGCGCTTGAAGGGCAGCGGCAAGGGCCGGCCGGTGCTCGTGCTCGCGCACCTGGACACGGTGCCCGCCGTGAAGACCGAGTGGGTCACCGACCCGTGGACACTCACGGAGAAGGACGGCCTGCTCTACGGACGCGGCGTGCAGGACAACAAGGGCATGGCCGCGGCGAGCATCCTCGCGCTGCGCCGGCTGAAGCAGGAGGGCGGCACGCGCTCGCGCGACATCCTGCTGTACCTAGGCGCGGATGAAGAGGTGGGCTCCGGACAGGGACTGGACTGGATGATGGAGCACCGGCCGGAGCTGAAGGAGGCGGAGTTCGCGCTCAACGAGGGCGGCCTCACGGAACTGTCGCCGGACCGCAAGGAGGTGCGCTTCGTGGCGCTCCAGGCCGCGGAGCGCGTGTCCCGCAACGTGACGCTCAAGGCCACCGGCCCCGGAGGTCACTCCTCCGCGCCGCCCGTGGATGCGGGGCCCCTGGTGCGGGTGGCCGCGGCGGTGGCGCGAGTGGGCGCCCTCACCTTCCCAGCGCACCTGACGCCCGCCGCCAGGCTCCACGTGCAGGGCCGAGCACAGGCGACTCCCGGCGAGCTGGGCGAAGCACTGCGCCGCATCGCCGGATCGCCAGACGCGCCGCCCGAGGACGCCGTGACCACCGTGGCCCGGCTGGACCCCGCGCTGGGCGCCGTGCTGCGCACCACCTGCGTGCCCACTGTGTTCAAGGCGGGCACGAAGTCCAACGTCATCCCCGCCACGGCCGAGGCCACCGTGAACTGCCGCCTGCTGCCGGACGCGGATCCGAAGGCCGTGCGCGAGCGCATCGTCGCCGCGGTGAATGACCCCGACATCCAGGTGGAGATGAACGTGTCGCCGCCGGACTCGCCCATGTCGCCCGTGGGGGACAACGCCATGTTCCGCGCGGTGAAGGCCGCCGCGGCGAAGGTGTGGCCGAAGGCGCCGGTGATTCCTCGCATGTCCACGGGCACCACCGAGTCCGCCACGCTGCGCCGCGCGGGCATCCACGCCTATGGCATCGATCTCTTCGCGCTGACGCCGGACGACGCACGCACCGCGCACGCCCCCAACGAGCGCGTCCCGGTGACGTCCCTCCAGCCCGGCGCGGAGTTCGTCTACCTCACGCTGAAGCACCTGACGCGCTGA
- a CDS encoding dipeptide epimerase: MASPLSFRTVELPLRHAWTIARGTSTVKRNVFVEVRSEGHVGYGEAAPNVRYGESWETVEAALHKLAPVLEGRDLRHFRDVSEAVDAALPDNPAAKAAVDLALHDWAGKVMGVPLYRMLGVDPSRQPVTSMSIGIDVPETLAVKVREAADFPVLKVKLGADRVQEVFGTVRALTEQTIRVDANEAWKPDEALAHIQWLSTQGVELVEQPLPAADVEGAKWLRARSPLPLVADESLTKASDVPKLAEGFHGINVKLQKSGGIREALRIIETARACGLKVMLGCMVETGLGIAAGAHLAPLVDWVDLDGNLLLAEDPYRAHPVVQGRIQLGAGAGLGVEPR, translated from the coding sequence ATGGCCTCGCCGTTGAGCTTTCGCACCGTGGAACTGCCGCTGCGTCACGCCTGGACCATCGCCCGGGGCACGAGCACGGTGAAGCGCAACGTGTTCGTGGAGGTGCGCTCGGAAGGCCACGTGGGGTACGGCGAGGCCGCGCCGAACGTGCGCTACGGCGAGTCGTGGGAGACGGTGGAGGCGGCACTCCACAAGTTGGCCCCAGTGCTGGAGGGCCGCGACCTGCGCCACTTCCGCGACGTGTCCGAGGCCGTGGACGCGGCGCTGCCGGACAACCCCGCGGCGAAGGCGGCGGTGGACCTGGCGCTGCATGACTGGGCGGGCAAGGTGATGGGCGTGCCGCTGTACCGGATGCTGGGCGTGGACCCCTCGCGGCAGCCGGTGACGTCCATGTCCATTGGCATCGATGTGCCGGAGACGCTGGCCGTGAAGGTGCGCGAGGCGGCGGACTTCCCGGTGCTGAAGGTGAAGCTGGGCGCGGACCGCGTGCAGGAGGTGTTCGGCACGGTGCGCGCGCTCACGGAGCAGACCATCCGCGTGGACGCGAACGAGGCATGGAAGCCGGACGAGGCGCTGGCGCACATCCAGTGGTTGTCCACGCAGGGCGTGGAGCTGGTGGAGCAGCCGTTGCCCGCGGCGGACGTGGAGGGCGCGAAGTGGCTGCGCGCGCGCTCGCCGCTGCCGCTGGTGGCGGACGAGTCGCTGACGAAGGCGTCGGACGTGCCGAAGCTGGCGGAGGGCTTCCACGGCATCAACGTGAAGCTCCAGAAGAGCGGCGGCATCCGTGAGGCACTTCGCATCATCGAGACAGCGCGCGCGTGCGGCCTGAAGGTGATGCTGGGCTGCATGGTGGAGACGGGGCTGGGCATCGCGGCGGGCGCGCACCTGGCGCCGCTGGTGGATTGGGTGGACCTGGACGGCAACCTGCTGCTCGCGGAGGACCCGTACCGCGCGCATCCGGTGGTGCAGGGCCGCATCCAGTTGGGAGCGGGCGCGGGCCTGGGCGTGGAGCCCCGGTGA
- a CDS encoding DUF819 family protein, with product MTPPLIQDPMAVLAVLLAVLAGLYALQRYPAVARFFNVVPLLVFAYFVPTLLSNTGVIPTQSELYRFTRVYLLPASLVLLVLSVDLPAIARLGRNAVGVFLAGSVGIMVGGPLAYLALGWLVPAELGDQAWKGLAALSGSWIGGSANFVAIGQSVGALDSTLSMLVVVDVGVSNVWTAVLLSFAGREKAMDASIGADRTALDHVREESARIQAASARPASLSDLLSMLAVAFGVTVVCTALAKMLPDLGNVVTGFTWVVLLVTTVGVVLSFTPVRRLEGAGASRMGSLFLYLLVATIGAQAEFRRLWDAPALVAVGALWMCIHAAVTMGTRRWLKAPVFFAAVGSQANVGGTASASVVAAAFHPALAPVGVLLAVLGYVLGTYCGLVTALMLEQVHRLIH from the coding sequence GTGACGCCACCGCTCATCCAGGACCCGATGGCGGTGCTCGCCGTGCTGCTCGCGGTGCTGGCGGGATTGTATGCGTTGCAGCGCTACCCGGCGGTGGCGCGGTTCTTCAACGTCGTGCCGCTGCTGGTGTTCGCGTACTTCGTGCCGACGCTGCTGTCGAACACGGGCGTCATCCCCACGCAGTCGGAGCTGTACCGCTTCACGCGCGTGTACCTGCTGCCCGCGAGCCTGGTGTTGCTGGTGCTGTCGGTGGACCTGCCCGCCATCGCCCGGCTGGGGCGCAATGCGGTGGGCGTGTTCCTGGCGGGCTCGGTGGGCATCATGGTGGGCGGGCCGCTCGCGTATCTGGCGTTGGGGTGGCTGGTGCCGGCGGAGCTGGGGGACCAGGCGTGGAAGGGATTGGCGGCGCTCAGCGGGTCGTGGATTGGCGGCAGCGCGAACTTCGTGGCGATTGGCCAGAGCGTGGGCGCGCTGGACAGCACGTTGAGCATGCTGGTGGTGGTGGACGTGGGCGTGTCCAACGTGTGGACGGCGGTGCTGCTGTCCTTCGCCGGGCGTGAGAAGGCGATGGACGCGAGCATCGGCGCGGACCGGACCGCGCTGGACCACGTGCGCGAGGAGTCCGCGCGCATTCAAGCGGCGTCCGCCCGGCCCGCGAGTTTGTCCGACCTGCTCTCGATGCTGGCGGTGGCGTTCGGCGTGACGGTGGTGTGCACGGCGCTGGCGAAGATGCTGCCGGACCTGGGCAACGTGGTGACGGGCTTCACGTGGGTGGTGCTGCTGGTGACGACGGTGGGCGTGGTGCTGTCGTTCACGCCGGTGCGCAGGCTGGAGGGCGCAGGGGCGAGCCGGATGGGTTCGCTGTTCCTGTACCTGCTGGTGGCGACGATTGGCGCGCAGGCGGAGTTCCGGCGGCTGTGGGATGCGCCCGCGCTGGTGGCGGTGGGGGCGCTGTGGATGTGCATCCACGCGGCGGTGACGATGGGCACGCGCCGGTGGTTGAAGGCACCGGTGTTCTTCGCGGCGGTGGGGTCGCAGGCGAACGTGGGCGGCACGGCCTCCGCGTCGGTGGTGGCGGCGGCGTTCCATCCCGCGCTCGCGCCGGTGGGCGTGCTGCTCGCGGTGCTGGGGTATGTGCTGGGGACGTACTGCGGGCTGGTGACGGCGCTGATGCTGGAGCAGGTGCACCGGCTGATTCACTGA
- a CDS encoding serine hydrolase, with protein MRTVLLWAGLLAVGGCATRPEAGAPPRESLKAVVESLAGEATRLSPGTDLSLAVMDLRTGETASVSGLEPHISASSAKVFWVAAALGQRDLATVAPLAEKVFRTSDNEASGEVIDLVGGPDAINVYLRGLGLGHTALTKWNYGRERWATNSPRVMGRDNYFCADDMVSFLARLDRRELLEPEPTARLLKWMELTPRDGCGGWLGTRLPASARASLQHKGGWLPPGCCGDDARYNVLNEVGLVTLPDGGRYAVAILASRGPDWPKQAFFVERASCVLYRHLAKDAALDCGEAVARDGGPAPVVLEPGAPAPNYDCE; from the coding sequence ATGCGGACGGTGCTGCTCTGGGCAGGGCTCCTGGCGGTGGGTGGTTGCGCGACGAGGCCGGAGGCGGGCGCTCCTCCGCGTGAGTCCCTGAAGGCGGTGGTGGAGTCGCTGGCGGGCGAGGCCACGCGCCTGTCGCCCGGGACGGACCTGTCGCTCGCGGTGATGGACCTGCGCACGGGGGAGACGGCGAGCGTCTCCGGCCTGGAGCCGCACATCTCCGCCAGCTCCGCGAAGGTGTTCTGGGTGGCGGCGGCGTTGGGACAGAGGGACCTGGCGACGGTGGCACCGCTCGCGGAGAAGGTGTTCCGCACGTCGGACAACGAGGCATCCGGCGAGGTCATCGACCTGGTAGGTGGCCCGGATGCCATCAATGTCTATCTTCGCGGCCTGGGCCTGGGGCACACGGCGCTGACGAAGTGGAACTACGGCCGGGAGCGCTGGGCGACGAACTCTCCGCGCGTGATGGGGCGGGACAACTACTTCTGCGCGGACGACATGGTGTCGTTCCTGGCGCGGTTGGACCGCCGGGAGTTGTTGGAGCCGGAGCCCACGGCGCGGCTGCTGAAGTGGATGGAGTTGACGCCTCGGGACGGCTGCGGCGGGTGGCTGGGAACGCGCCTGCCCGCGAGCGCCCGCGCGTCGCTCCAGCACAAGGGCGGGTGGCTGCCGCCGGGATGCTGTGGAGATGACGCGCGCTACAACGTGCTCAACGAGGTGGGGCTGGTGACGCTGCCGGACGGAGGACGGTACGCGGTGGCCATCCTGGCCTCGCGAGGACCGGACTGGCCGAAGCAGGCGTTCTTCGTGGAGCGCGCGTCGTGTGTCTTGTACCGGCACCTGGCGAAGGACGCGGCGCTGGATTGTGGGGAGGCCGTGGCGCGGGATGGCGGTCCGGCACCCGTGGTGCTGGAGCCCGGGGCTCCCGCGCCGAACTACGACTGTGAATGA
- a CDS encoding NAD(P)H-dependent flavin oxidoreductase, with amino-acid sequence MMDPQAWRRFSERLGVVHSIIQAPMAGGLTPPELVAAVSEAGGLGSLGAAYVQPEDIVQQARAVRSLTSRPYAINLFAPQPAVAPADPGPTLAIIERFHAALGLPPPVIPASAMPDFAKQVEAVLDAAPTVFSFTFGIPPAPVLEAFRSRGILVVGTATNVREAQALEAAGVDAIVAQGSEAGGHRGSFGGSFEAGMVGTMAFVPQMVDAVRVPVIASGGIMDGRGIAAARMLGAAAVQLGTAFLRCQESSAAAAHKALLREARDESSRITRAFSGRPARAIPNELTTTLEEAGAILPFPQQHGATRTLRAASSKQNDTRFMALWAGQGIGLSREGPAADLVRALVAETDAALAAVRG; translated from the coding sequence ATGATGGATCCGCAGGCGTGGCGTAGGTTCTCGGAGCGGCTTGGGGTGGTGCATTCGATCATCCAGGCTCCGATGGCAGGGGGCCTGACGCCGCCGGAGTTGGTCGCGGCGGTGTCGGAGGCAGGAGGCCTGGGCTCGCTGGGCGCCGCGTACGTGCAGCCGGAGGACATCGTCCAGCAGGCCCGCGCGGTGCGCTCACTCACCTCTCGGCCCTACGCCATCAACCTCTTCGCTCCCCAGCCCGCGGTGGCTCCCGCGGACCCGGGGCCCACGCTCGCCATCATTGAGCGCTTCCATGCGGCACTGGGGTTGCCTCCTCCCGTGATTCCTGCGTCCGCGATGCCGGACTTCGCGAAGCAGGTGGAGGCCGTGCTCGACGCGGCGCCCACGGTGTTCAGCTTCACTTTCGGCATTCCGCCCGCGCCGGTGCTGGAGGCGTTCCGGTCGCGCGGCATCCTTGTCGTGGGCACGGCGACGAACGTGCGCGAGGCCCAGGCCCTGGAGGCCGCGGGCGTGGATGCGATTGTCGCGCAGGGGTCGGAGGCGGGAGGCCACCGGGGCTCCTTCGGCGGTTCGTTCGAGGCGGGCATGGTGGGCACGATGGCGTTCGTGCCTCAAATGGTGGACGCCGTGCGGGTGCCGGTCATCGCCAGCGGCGGCATCATGGATGGACGCGGCATCGCGGCGGCCCGGATGCTGGGTGCGGCGGCCGTGCAGCTGGGCACGGCGTTCCTGCGGTGCCAGGAATCCAGCGCGGCGGCGGCCCACAAGGCGCTGTTGCGCGAGGCCCGGGATGAATCGTCACGCATCACCCGCGCCTTCTCCGGCCGCCCGGCCCGCGCGATACCCAACGAGCTGACGACCACGCTGGAGGAGGCCGGCGCCATCCTGCCGTTCCCACAGCAGCACGGAGCCACGCGCACGCTGCGGGCCGCATCGTCGAAGCAGAACGACACGCGCTTCATGGCCCTGTGGGCGGGGCAGGGCATTGGCCTCTCGCGAGAGGGCCCCGCGGCGGACCTGGTGCGCGCCCTGGTGGCGGAGACCGACGCCGCGCTGGCCGCCGTGCGCGGCTGA